A single window of Nitrospira lenta DNA harbors:
- a CDS encoding matrixin family metalloprotease produces the protein MVNQVDAFGNGFLGLTSNQLALLSKATITTADLADGYLALTSGTTITLDTDAAGYGWFIDSTPLTNEEFAVGANLWQFTALEGRAAAGHIDLMTVLMHELGHVMGLDHVSSAVDGTRLMAGSIDPGIRRVPSALDLGAVASSTEPGTGTDVVGASPLTSFRTPSKWRSSNPAR, from the coding sequence TTGGTCAATCAAGTCGATGCATTCGGTAACGGCTTCCTTGGGCTGACGTCCAATCAACTTGCCTTGCTCAGTAAGGCCACCATTACCACTGCCGATCTGGCTGATGGCTACCTGGCACTCACGTCGGGGACCACGATCACGCTCGATACCGATGCCGCCGGGTATGGGTGGTTCATCGATTCGACCCCGTTGACGAACGAAGAGTTTGCGGTCGGCGCGAATCTCTGGCAGTTCACGGCGCTGGAGGGCCGTGCCGCTGCCGGTCACATCGATCTCATGACCGTGCTCATGCACGAACTGGGGCATGTCATGGGATTGGACCACGTCAGCTCTGCCGTCGACGGCACGCGCCTCATGGCCGGTTCGATTGATCCCGGTATCCGCCGGGTGCCCTCGGCGCTGGATCTCGGAGCCGTGGCATCATCGACAGAACCGGGGACAGGCACCGACGTGGTCGGAGCCAGTCCCCTGACCAGTTTCCGGACGCCTTCGAAGTGGCGCTCCTCGAATCCGGCACGATGA
- a CDS encoding type II toxin-antitoxin system RelE/ParE family toxin — MGDYRVVFDLEGGQVVILRVGHRREIYKR; from the coding sequence ATCGGTGATTATCGTGTCGTCTTCGATCTGGAAGGAGGCCAGGTTGTGATTTTGCGCGTCGGACATCGGCGAGAGATCTATAAGCGGTAG